In Prunus dulcis chromosome 2, ALMONDv2, whole genome shotgun sequence, a single genomic region encodes these proteins:
- the LOC117617658 gene encoding uncharacterized protein LOC117617658 isoform X3 — protein MHESHKRGSGKSSDRRKCRVHSNVYSFTQQSDGSCFNCMSGTEAMMEMKCLPDGQMLSESDGALPLVTVPTPEFNKENGIVWASSPDRLELPPKPFLHYSNCSDSPCVSESGSDIFSKRDVIQKLRQQLKRRDDMILEMQDQIVELQNSLNAQLAHSTHLQSQLDSANRDFFDSEREIQRLRKAIADHCVGHASPNGKSSPVTIWQPEATNGHANGYLDGESNFDATEKGRGDGERVEMLKREVGELKEVIEGKEYLLQSYKVQKSELALKINELQQRLDSQLPNIL, from the exons ATGCACGAATCGCATAAGCGAG GAAGTGGAAAATCCTCTGACAGAAGGAAGTGCCGTGTGCACTCAAATGTTTATTCCTTTACACAACAAAGTGATGGCAGTTGCTTTAATTGCATGTCAG GAACTGAGGCCATGATGGAGATGAAGTGCCTGCCCGATGGCCAGATGCTGAGTGAATCTGATGGAGCTCTGCCTCTAGTTACGGTTCCCACCCCTGAATTTAACAAGGAGAATGGCATTGTCTGGGCATCTTCTCCTGATCGCCTTGAGTTGCCTCCAAAGCCATTCCTCCACTATTCAAACTGCTCAGATTCTCCATGTGTTTCAGAGTCTGGCTCTGACATCTTCAGTAAGCGGGATGTAATACAAAAACTAAGGCAACAATTAAAGAGAAGAGATGACATGATACTAGAGATGCAGGATCAGATTGTAGAACTGCAGAATTCACTGAATGCTCAGCTGGCACATTCAACCCATCTGCAGTCACAACTTGATTCAGCAAACAGGGACTTTTTCGATTCTGAGAGAGAAATTCAAAGGCTTCGGAAGGCAATTGCAGATCACTGTGTGGGACATGCGAGCCCCAACGGCAAATCATCCCCAGTCACTATTTGGCAACCTGAAGCAACAAATGGTCATGCAAATGGGTATCTTGATGGGGAAAGTAATTTTGATGCAACTGAAAAAGGAAGAGGGGATGGGGAGAGGGTTGAGATGCTCAAGAGGGAAGtgggagaattgaaggaggtGATAGAAGGAAAGGAGTACTTGCTGCAGAGCTACAAGGTGCAAAAATCAGAGCTCGCTTTgaaaatcaatgagttgcagcAGAGACTGGATTCTCAACTCCCCAATATTTTGTAG
- the LOC117617658 gene encoding uncharacterized protein LOC117617658 isoform X1, protein MKPKTTAVPRAQKSKPFQGDGHNWLLIAGGALLSTLSIRLGYKLKQALDTKHQENASNGSGKSSDRRKCRVHSNVYSFTQQSDGSCFNCMSGTEAMMEMKCLPDGQMLSESDGALPLVTVPTPEFNKENGIVWASSPDRLELPPKPFLHYSNCSDSPCVSESGSDIFSKRDVIQKLRQQLKRRDDMILEMQDQIVELQNSLNAQLAHSTHLQSQLDSANRDFFDSEREIQRLRKAIADHCVGHASPNGKSSPVTIWQPEATNGHANGYLDGESNFDATEKGRGDGERVEMLKREVGELKEVIEGKEYLLQSYKVQKSELALKINELQQRLDSQLPNIL, encoded by the exons atgaaaccaaaaacaaCTGCTGTACCCAGAGCTCAGAAGTCCAAACCTTTTCAGGGCGATGGACATAATTGGCTTCTTATTGCTGGTGGTGCCTTGTTAAGTACACTGTCAATTCGTCTTGGTTACAAGCTGAAGCAAGCACTTGACACAAAGCACCAGGAGAATGCTAGTAATG GAAGTGGAAAATCCTCTGACAGAAGGAAGTGCCGTGTGCACTCAAATGTTTATTCCTTTACACAACAAAGTGATGGCAGTTGCTTTAATTGCATGTCAG GAACTGAGGCCATGATGGAGATGAAGTGCCTGCCCGATGGCCAGATGCTGAGTGAATCTGATGGAGCTCTGCCTCTAGTTACGGTTCCCACCCCTGAATTTAACAAGGAGAATGGCATTGTCTGGGCATCTTCTCCTGATCGCCTTGAGTTGCCTCCAAAGCCATTCCTCCACTATTCAAACTGCTCAGATTCTCCATGTGTTTCAGAGTCTGGCTCTGACATCTTCAGTAAGCGGGATGTAATACAAAAACTAAGGCAACAATTAAAGAGAAGAGATGACATGATACTAGAGATGCAGGATCAGATTGTAGAACTGCAGAATTCACTGAATGCTCAGCTGGCACATTCAACCCATCTGCAGTCACAACTTGATTCAGCAAACAGGGACTTTTTCGATTCTGAGAGAGAAATTCAAAGGCTTCGGAAGGCAATTGCAGATCACTGTGTGGGACATGCGAGCCCCAACGGCAAATCATCCCCAGTCACTATTTGGCAACCTGAAGCAACAAATGGTCATGCAAATGGGTATCTTGATGGGGAAAGTAATTTTGATGCAACTGAAAAAGGAAGAGGGGATGGGGAGAGGGTTGAGATGCTCAAGAGGGAAGtgggagaattgaaggaggtGATAGAAGGAAAGGAGTACTTGCTGCAGAGCTACAAGGTGCAAAAATCAGAGCTCGCTTTgaaaatcaatgagttgcagcAGAGACTGGATTCTCAACTCCCCAATATTTTGTAG
- the LOC117617658 gene encoding uncharacterized protein LOC117617658 isoform X2, with protein MKPKTTAVPRAQKSKPFQGDGHNWLLIAGGALLSTLSIRLGYKLKQALDTKHQENARSGKSSDRRKCRVHSNVYSFTQQSDGSCFNCMSGTEAMMEMKCLPDGQMLSESDGALPLVTVPTPEFNKENGIVWASSPDRLELPPKPFLHYSNCSDSPCVSESGSDIFSKRDVIQKLRQQLKRRDDMILEMQDQIVELQNSLNAQLAHSTHLQSQLDSANRDFFDSEREIQRLRKAIADHCVGHASPNGKSSPVTIWQPEATNGHANGYLDGESNFDATEKGRGDGERVEMLKREVGELKEVIEGKEYLLQSYKVQKSELALKINELQQRLDSQLPNIL; from the exons atgaaaccaaaaacaaCTGCTGTACCCAGAGCTCAGAAGTCCAAACCTTTTCAGGGCGATGGACATAATTGGCTTCTTATTGCTGGTGGTGCCTTGTTAAGTACACTGTCAATTCGTCTTGGTTACAAGCTGAAGCAAGCACTTGACACAAAGCACCAGGAGAATGCTA GAAGTGGAAAATCCTCTGACAGAAGGAAGTGCCGTGTGCACTCAAATGTTTATTCCTTTACACAACAAAGTGATGGCAGTTGCTTTAATTGCATGTCAG GAACTGAGGCCATGATGGAGATGAAGTGCCTGCCCGATGGCCAGATGCTGAGTGAATCTGATGGAGCTCTGCCTCTAGTTACGGTTCCCACCCCTGAATTTAACAAGGAGAATGGCATTGTCTGGGCATCTTCTCCTGATCGCCTTGAGTTGCCTCCAAAGCCATTCCTCCACTATTCAAACTGCTCAGATTCTCCATGTGTTTCAGAGTCTGGCTCTGACATCTTCAGTAAGCGGGATGTAATACAAAAACTAAGGCAACAATTAAAGAGAAGAGATGACATGATACTAGAGATGCAGGATCAGATTGTAGAACTGCAGAATTCACTGAATGCTCAGCTGGCACATTCAACCCATCTGCAGTCACAACTTGATTCAGCAAACAGGGACTTTTTCGATTCTGAGAGAGAAATTCAAAGGCTTCGGAAGGCAATTGCAGATCACTGTGTGGGACATGCGAGCCCCAACGGCAAATCATCCCCAGTCACTATTTGGCAACCTGAAGCAACAAATGGTCATGCAAATGGGTATCTTGATGGGGAAAGTAATTTTGATGCAACTGAAAAAGGAAGAGGGGATGGGGAGAGGGTTGAGATGCTCAAGAGGGAAGtgggagaattgaaggaggtGATAGAAGGAAAGGAGTACTTGCTGCAGAGCTACAAGGTGCAAAAATCAGAGCTCGCTTTgaaaatcaatgagttgcagcAGAGACTGGATTCTCAACTCCCCAATATTTTGTAG
- the LOC117617657 gene encoding putative mediator of RNA polymerase II transcription subunit 12, giving the protein MEEAKALAQHQQQLMLQQQQQQQQHQQQQQQQQHHQHQQQQQQQHQQQQLLLLQQLQRQQQQAQQAAAISRFPSNIDAHLRPLRGLNLQPNLIPNPNPNPNPNPNPNPNSAPNLQQNPVANPQQQPQQQQQQQQQQQQQQQQQQQQRAIRPGNQAELQMAYQDAWRVCHPDFKRAFSSLEDACERLLPYHVVADYEAEEDDRILDSDTTGLIPSRSQQWDHNISAKVAEFTATFEKQALAFNIISRKRALGEFRSEERLMVEQALCQEEKRTCLELKAELDSREKAGREAKLRMAAIVQAEQARVESQAHAEMLARAPIRASALGSQGNDVAIGHDMREQEHGVNPEEMINGWGNNMQRDEKEPSEDFLNDEETENGSTGMQDGWREVGEFDLNTR; this is encoded by the exons atggaAGAGGCAAAGGCATTGGCTCAACACCAACAGCAACTAATGctacagcagcagcagcagcagcagcaacaccagcagcagcagcagcagcagcaacaccATCAACatcaacagcaacagcaacagcaacatcAACAGCAACAGTTATTGCTCTTACAACAACTACAAAGGCAACAGCAACAAGCCCAACAGGCCGCGGCCATTTCCCGTTTCCCTTCCAACATCGACGCCCATTTGCGCCCACTCCGAGGCCTCAATCTCCAACCTAACCTTAtccccaaccccaaccccaaccccaaccctaaccctaaccctaatccTAATTCTGCTCCTAATCTCCAACAAAATCCTGTTGCGAACCCGCAGCAACAGCCccaacaacagcagcagcagcagcaacaacagcagcagcagcagcaacaacagcagcaacagAGGGCCATCCGACCCGGGAACCAGGCGGAGCTACAGATGGCGTACCAGGACGCCTGGCGGGTCTGTCATCCCGACTTCAAGCGTGCCTTCTCTTCCCTCGAAGACGCCTGCGAGAG GTTACTGCCTTATCATGTAGTGGCAGATTATGAGGCAGAGGAGGATGACAGAATCCTTGACTCAGACACAACAGGCCTGATACCATCTCGCTCGCAGCAGTGGGATCACAACATATCTGCTAAAGTTGCAGAGTTTACAGCAACGTTTGAGAAACAGGCACTAGCCTTTAACATAATTTCTCGTAAACGAGCTTTGGGGGAATTTCGTTCCGAAGAGAGACTTATGGTTGAGCAGGCACTTTGCCAAGAAGAAAAACGAACGTGTCTGGAATTGAAAGCAGAGCTTGATTCAAGAGAGAAGGCTGGCCGGGAAGCTAAATTACGAATGGCAGCAATTGTTCAGGCAGAGCAAGCTCGGGTTGAGTCACAAGCGCATGCTGAAATGTTGGCTCGGGCCCCAATAAGGGCAAGTGCACTTGGGTCTCAAGGCAATGATGTTGCTATTGGTCATGACATGAGAGAGCAGGAACACGGGGTTAACCCAGAAGAGATGATAAATGGATGGGGAAATAATATGCAAAGAGATGAGAAGGAACCATCTGAAGATTTTTTGAATGATGAAGAGACTGAGAATGGATCCACAGGCATGCAGGATGGCTGGCGTGAAGTTGGGGAGTTTGATTTGAACACGCGTTAA